The genomic segment TGGCGGCGAAGGCGGCCACCGGGTCGGCTGCCGCGCAGATGGCGTGGGCGGCGTCGCTGTCCATGGCCTGGTCTTGGTAGGGGTACGGAATCTGCCCCGTGTGCCAGCGCTGCAGATAGGCCAGGAACAGCGCCGGCAGCATGGCCACGCTGGCGATGCCTTGGCCGCGTGCCAGCCGCTCGCCGATGGTGGGCGCGATAAAGCCGGGGATTTTGCTGAAGCCGTCCATCGCCACGCGCTGGTTGGTGTCGGCGATGGCCGGGTTGGCAAAGCGCTCGAGCACCACGTCGCGGTAGGCGGCCAAATCCAGTGGGCTGGGGCTGAGCACCGGGATGGTGTCGTCGGTCACGTAGTCGAACATCATCTGGCGGATCGCGGGGTGCTGCGTGCCTTCATGGATGAAGCGATAGCCCAGCAGCGTGCCGGCCCAGGCAATGCCGCTGTGCGTGGCGTTGAGCAGGCGGATCTTGGCTTCTTCGTAGGGTGCCACCGATTCGACCAGTTCCACGCCCACGCGCTCCCATGCCGGGCGGCCATTGGCAAAACGGTCTTCGATGACCCATTGGATGAAACTCTCGCCCATCAGCGCCGCCGGGTCGTTGCGGCCCGTGGCCTGGCGCACGCGCTCTACCACCTCGGGGGTGGGCCGGGGGGTGATGCGGTCGACCATGGCGTTGGGGCTGCTGGTGTGGGCGGCGATCCATGCGGCCAGCGCGGTGTCACCCAGCGCGTTCACGAATTGCAGCAGGCCGCTGCGCGCGCGCTCGCCGTTGTGGCGCAGGTTGTCGCAGTTGAGCAGCGTCACGGCCCCTGCGCCAGCCTTGCTGCGCGCGCGCAGCAAGGTGGTGAGCGCGCCATAGATGGTGCTGCCGGCGCCACCGTGGCGCAGCGCCTGCAGGTCGTTGTGCAGGTCGGGGGCGCCGGCCCAGTTGAGTTGATGGCGGCTGTCCAGGTAGTAGCCGGCCTCGGTCACGGTGAACGAGATGATGCGCGTGCCCGGCTGTACTGCCAGGGCCACCAGTCCGGCCAGATCCGGGGTGTAGGGCAGCACCGTGCGGATGGATTCGACCCAGGTGTAGCTGCGCTCGCC from the Verminephrobacter eiseniae EF01-2 genome contains:
- the dalD gene encoding D-arabinitol 4-dehydrogenase, which codes for MTTDIHPLTILHLGLGSFHRAHQALYLHRLHALGERRWVLAGGNLRPDMQDSIAALQAQHGAYTLETVSARGERSYTWVESIRTVLPYTPDLAGLVALAVQPGTRIISFTVTEAGYYLDSRHQLNWAGAPDLHNDLQALRHGGAGSTIYGALTTLLRARSKAGAGAVTLLNCDNLRHNGERARSGLLQFVNALGDTALAAWIAAHTSSPNAMVDRITPRPTPEVVERVRQATGRNDPAALMGESFIQWVIEDRFANGRPAWERVGVELVESVAPYEEAKIRLLNATHSGIAWAGTLLGYRFIHEGTQHPAIRQMMFDYVTDDTIPVLSPSPLDLAAYRDVVLERFANPAIADTNQRVAMDGFSKIPGFIAPTIGERLARGQGIASVAMLPALFLAYLQRWHTGQIPYPYQDQAMDSDAAHAICAAADPVAAFAANRVLWGDLADDPRLAQALHGARQRVNRFTQEHSA